AATCTTGGTATTCGGTCGGAGAAAGGAATTGAGGTGGTCCCAGTGGGAAGTCGCCCAGCATACGTTGGATCACGTATTGGTTCGAAACGGGATCGTACTGCACCGACTGGGTCACATTACCTGGCTCATCCAGAAGGAGATCGCCCTGTTGGCCACCGCCATTACCGATTGTGTCGGATTGTGCCCATCCTGCCGCAGGCAGAAATAACGCAACCGTTAAATACAAAAATAGCCACCCTAGGCTCTGTGTTCTATGGCCCAATGCCACCTTCAAATTTCCGCTCACATATTGTTCAACGCCTTCTTGATCAGGACCTCCACGCTCGAATCGGGACCTTGCTTCAAAAGTGCGTCCACTACTTTTTGCGACTTCGCCTTAGGGAAGCCCAGCACATCCAATGCAGTTAACGCCTCGTCTCGGGCGGTATTGCTCAGCGGTAAAGATATTTCTCCATCAACTTCAAGAGTAGCTGCTTTGCCCTTGAGATCGATGATGATCCGCTGGGCCGTTTTTGCGCCAATTCCTTTGATACTTTGCATGGCGGACACGTTCTCCGTCACCAGCGCCTGCTGGAGCTCGGCCGGATTCATACTACTCAGTACCACCTGCGCCGTGCTCGCCCCAACCCCACTCACTCCAATGAGCAGCCGAAAAAAGGCACGCTCAGTAGCATCGGCAAATCCGTACAGCTTATGGGCGTCCTCGCGCACCTGCAAGTGGGTGTGTAAGAATACGGCCTCATCGGCCGGAAGCTGCTCATACGTGTTCAGAGTAATATTTACTTGGTAGCCGACCCCGTTGCATTCTATAACCACATGGGTGGGCGATTTTTCGATGAGTCGTCCTCTCAAATGTGTGATCATCTGCTTTTTGTTTGGGCTTCGGCAGCGGCGATCGTAACCATGTTCACGATCTCGTGCACCGTTGCACCGAGTTGTAGCACGTGCATGGGCTTGTTCATCCCCATCAAGATGGGTCCAATGGCTTCGGCACCGGTGAGTTCCTGAATGAGTTTGTACGAAATGTTTCCGGAATCGAGGTTCGGGAATACGAGCATATTGGCTCCGTACTTGGACAAATCGGAGAATGAGAAGGTCTCTTGCAATAGTTCTACGTTCAGAGCGAAGTTCCCTTGAATTTCACCATCGATGATCATTTCCGGAAAACGGCGTTTGAGCAAGTCGCGCGCATAGGCCATTTTGCTTGTGTTCGCATCGCGCGAGCTCCCGAAGTTGCTGTAGCTCAACAATGCGATTCGCGGCACTATACCGAACTGTCGAACGGCCTGGGCCGCCATCAGCGCGATGTCGGCGATCTCGCTGCCATCGGGATTCACATTGATCGTGGTNNNNNNNNNNNNNNNNNNNNNNNNNNNNNNNNNNNNNNNNNNNNNNNNNNNNNNNNNNNNNNNNNNNNNNNNNNNNNNNNNNNNNNNNNNNNNNNNNACTCCGCTGATGAGGGCGTCGCCATCGCCCATTTCGACCATCATGCTGCCGAAGTAGTTCCGTTCGCGCATCAAGCGCTGTGCTTCGTACAAGCTGATGCCCTTGCGCTTGCGTTTTTCCCACAGCTTCTCGGCATAGCGATGTCGCGTATCGCGCGTTTCGTCGGATT
The sequence above is drawn from the Flavobacteriales bacterium genome and encodes:
- the ruvA gene encoding Holliday junction branch migration protein RuvA translates to MITHLRGRLIEKSPTHVVIECNGVGYQVNITLNTYEQLPADEAVFLHTHLQVREDAHKLYGFADATERAFFRLLIGVSGVGASTAQVVLSSMNPAELQQALVTENVSAMQSIKGIGAKTAQRIIIDLKGKAATLEVDGEISLPLSNTARDEALTALDVLGFPKAKSQKVVDALLKQGPDSSVEVLIKKALNNM